In one window of Campylobacter coli DNA:
- the tupB gene encoding tungstate ABC transporter permease TupB, translating into MDYILEGFAQALFLLFNADESVISAIKTTLFSSSISIVLSLIVGFPLGFALGFFEFKMKRFIKLIVDTSLSFPTVAVGLILYALISSRGPLGDLGLLFTVKALILGQFVLALPIVIALFSNLIENMNKKHFLLIKSLHLSPLKLVMTIIYELRFALVSVVALAYGRIVAEVGVAMIVGGNIKYDTRTITTAISLETNKGEFASGIALALVLIFIAFILNFIIHKLKRY; encoded by the coding sequence TTGGATTATATCTTAGAAGGCTTTGCCCAAGCTCTATTTTTACTTTTTAATGCTGATGAAAGTGTTATTTCTGCAATCAAAACAACACTTTTTAGCTCCAGCATTTCCATCGTTTTATCCTTGATTGTAGGGTTTCCTTTGGGTTTTGCTTTAGGTTTTTTTGAATTTAAAATGAAGCGTTTTATAAAACTTATAGTCGATACCAGCCTTTCTTTTCCTACGGTCGCGGTTGGGCTTATACTTTATGCTTTGATTTCAAGCAGGGGCCCCTTGGGGGATTTAGGCTTGCTTTTTACTGTAAAAGCATTGATTTTAGGGCAATTTGTTTTAGCGCTTCCTATCGTTATCGCACTTTTTTCTAATTTGATAGAAAATATGAATAAAAAGCATTTTTTACTTATCAAATCTTTACATTTAAGTCCTTTAAAACTTGTAATGACTATCATTTATGAATTGCGCTTCGCTCTTGTAAGCGTTGTAGCCTTAGCTTATGGTAGGATAGTTGCTGAAGTCGGAGTAGCGATGATAGTGGGTGGAAATATCAAATACGACACAAGAACCATCACCACAGCCATTTCTCTTGAAACCAACAAAGGCGAATTTGCTAGCGGTATCGCTCTTGCTTTAGTGTTGATTTTCATCGCTTTTATTTTAAATTTTATTATACATAAACTCAAAAGATATTAG